A single window of Leishmania panamensis strain MHOM/PA/94/PSC-1 chromosome 35 sequence DNA harbors:
- a CDS encoding hypothetical protein (TriTrypDB/GeneDB-style sysID: LpmP.35.0840), whose translation MMRRGAPKWFTQGKGRERFHRYWPWAVSSICTSLYLYNGEPFEDAASAIVTTIRRPLLKTMEWVELHDVDPETMSLELPPDMLFGPLEFPKQMRFLLAALRADNELADGYLARIIIDYMDLSLDPPILSEDDFLAAGGKALLDFSVEDFTGTESRTQRKHIFFQSDQFLQFINIIAAYPSLTEYFVNEKDGVELVLQAYRHSKNPYARVMAMRSLTLFSFTQAVDGTVERRILQSNGMKTIVEAYRQSSGDPTDTRFPTLLLSSIMRHYPKEGGKEFIDANGVEAVVNNLTIARYKGIPQHIRVLHDAQRLPKQSVGKKSVTARLEDADFLGVAMGVLDTFPEFYEATGELLRLVTDVVPAHADPLDLLEYRAMPILSKYFVKWREDQSFQTDGTRTLVAKLFELMLNDKTCQRCYDPSVASYELLECLKTAKLAVKDEREKRGTLCSDQPQQPASATA comes from the coding sequence ATGATGCGACGAGGAGCCCCCAAGTGGTTCACGCAGGGCAAAGGGCGTGAACGGTTTCACCGGTACTGGCCGTGGGCTGTCAGCTCCATCTGCACCAGCCTTTACCTCTACAACGGTGAACCTTTTGAGGACGCCGCTAGTGCCATCGTGACGACGATTCGGCGGCCACTTCTCAAGACGATGGAGTGGGTAGAGCTGCACGACGTGGATCCAGAGACGATGTCACTAGAGCTGCCACCAGACATGCTCTTTGGCCCACTGGAGTTCCCGAAGCAGATGCGATTCCTTCTAGCAGCGCTCAGGGCCGACAACGAGCTGGCCGACGGCTACCTGGCTCGGATAATCATTGACTACATGGATTTGTCCTTGGACCCGCCGATTCTGTCGGAGGATGACTTCCTCGCAGCAGGCGGAAAAGCACTTCTCGACTTTAGTGTGGAAGACTTTACCGGCACGGAAAGCCGCACCCAACGCAAGCACATCTTCTTTCAATCAGATCAGTTCCTTCAATTTATTAACATAATCGCTGCCTACCCGTCACTGACGGAGTACTTTGTGAACGAGAAGGATGGTGTGGAACTGGTTCTTCAGGCGTATCGACACAGCAAGAATCCCTACGCCCGCGTGATGGCGATGCGGTCTCTGACCTTGTTCTCGTTCACGCAAGCCGTCGACGGCACGGTGGAGCGGCGCATCTTGCAAAGTAATGGGATGAAGACTATCGTGGAAGCGTACcggcagagcagcggtgACCCGACAGACACGCGCTTCCCCACcttgctcctctcctccattATGCGCCACTATCCTAAGGAGGGCGGTAAGGAGTTCATCGATGCTAACGGCGTCGAGGCGGTCGTGAACAATCTCACTATTGCCCGTTACAAGGGCATTCCGCAGCACATCCGCGTGCTGCACGACGCCCAGCGCCTCCCCAAACAGTCGGTTGGCAAGAAGTCGGTGACGGCGCGACTGGAGGACGCAGATTTTTTGGGTGTTGCGATGGGTGTGTTGGATACCTTTCCTGAGTTCTACGAGGCGACGGGCGAGCTTCTAAGGCTGGTGACGGACGTGGTTCCGGCGCACGCGGATCCGCTAGACCTGCTCGAGTACCGGGCCATGCCGATCCTCTCCAAGTACTTCGTGAAGTGGCGTGAGGACCAGAGTTTTCAGACGGACGGCACTCGAACGCTGGTGGCGAAGCTCTTCGAGCTGATGCTCAACGATAAGACGTGCCAGCGGTGCTACGATCCCTCTGTGGCGTCATATGAGCTGCTCGAATGCCTCAAGACAGCCAAATTGGCCGTGAAGgatgagcgagagaagcgagggACACTGTGTTCAGaccagccgcagcagccagcaAGCGCCACTGCGTAA
- a CDS encoding ADP-ribosylation factor-like protein (TriTrypDB/GeneDB-style sysID: LpmP.35.0850) has translation MSNDDACIAYAKQHNIHHLFELMATKLLLNRPENPFAYLRVLLKDVEESEKNKGSHDPTQLHFNSNVAAAAPAATQDSAKEKRSVTLAAFGLDQAGKTCVLSVLENGEAEKKYTPTIGFAPIKFPLDDYNLCVFDLGGAANFRGIWVHYYHDCYGIVYVIDSAASDERVSESLIVLYETLQHPYVKGKPLLVLANKKDLPESRGVEVIPQGFLEEAMGENGAPYRVLATCAVEDDPTLVEGIEWLLEAVSKDYDALAERVAHDSNKVKEERTRQRAARLAAIRGEDE, from the coding sequence ATGTCGAATGACGACGCGTGTATTGCTTATGCTAAGCAGCACAACATCCACCATTTATTTGAGCTCATGGCAACCAAGTTGCTGCTGAACCGTCCCGAGAACCCCTTTGCGTACTTGCGCGTCCTTCTCAAGGACGTGGAGGAGTCTGAGAAGAACAAAGGCTCGCACGATCCCACCCAACTCCACTTCAACAGCAacgttgctgccgcagcccctGCTGCAACACAGGACTccgcgaaggagaagagaagcgtgACGCTAGCCGCCTTCGGTCTCGACCAGGCGGGCAAGACGTGCGTTCTTTCCGTGCTGGAGAACGGCGAAGCGGAAAAGAAGTACACCCCAACCATCGGATTTGCCCCCATCAAGTTCCCGCTGGACGACTACAACTTGTGCGTCTTCGACCTCGGCGGGGCTGCCAATTTCCGCGGCATTTGGGTGCATTACTACCACGACTGCTACGGCATTGTGTACGTCATTGACTCGGCTGCCAGCGATGAGCGGGTGAGCGAGTCGCTCATAGTGCTGTACGAGACGCTCCAGCACCCGTACGTGAAAGggaagccgctgctggtgctggcgaaCAAGAAGGACTTGCCGGAAAGTCGCGGTGTAGAGGTGATTCCCCAGGGCTTTCTCGAAGAGGCGATGGGGGAGAACGGCGCGCCGTACCGTGTGCTGGCGACGTGCGCCGTCGAAGACGACCCGACCTTAGTGGAAGGTATTGAGTGGCTGCTAGAGGCTGTGTCGAAAGACTACGATGCACTGGCGGAGCGTGTGGCTCACGACAGCAacaaggtgaaggaggagagaactCGTCAACGGGCTGCCAGGCTGGCTGCCATTCGCGGCGAGGACGAGTGA
- a CDS encoding hypothetical protein (TriTrypDB/GeneDB-style sysID: LpmP.35.0860), whose amino-acid sequence MRRLRRLFLPVIMRIILRHRRRSRWKDGQPPRRYTPESVVAAIMSTKSRLADCPQQVVESLAVGATFRSLAPKEIIVYANESHVSCGIVVLLHGQLEERRPEEGGRNWKKGGGGATRPISTQTHRLHKAMNILCLMSVMCEDRATSFLATREGEEADVAIISSRWFWEVTYSKTQVPLLTTDVMGRTLREVVLPHRRDMLLADYFPTSAVLLRSWMWSMLTASDRVKLSRSMEVRVLSVGDVLFDEGVYCPYIYVVRRGALTVTVKGEALAVLEAGAAVGEQSVLFHDRRNCSVVAATVCELYALHARHLLHRFLKYPESARRIIAEAKERQRRWMEEGRTRDVFGLVSILSGVPCLGHTTDAMREEIAQCATVLILPQGQTLISTYEPCTFFCVIGRGVVTLTSVIKTAAVAETPSSTSRTGRKGEPQSSGQCVSVAKPIPTPLPEIRREGRSAGDFFGELCLKPHLWPYDVVCDSTVCLWQFDREAVLRVLERNRADAQAIEVCRQGISLFRAQRGEASIVEGFNAPVAPNSVTNGLRSRAGSQRSRAQSADLATSPSGVRNSSAGGRSGRRSSLLQVAATDGSRESPSEDPTLRGGKSVGVDWTPEQWTTYAVTRMQEGLRAEDAKDSPPAPIRDLRDVDKDVERTMNEKVLQLVAVRSDTPPNPADCDISGDSGELQSIIVEQLFLIMTEKQSRFLRQVNDSNVRLITEDDDTQAMGEQSNSLADMSLIDALHNAEAPVEVAEVMRLEDIGTLPLVGNHLLSQRSMPSSSVHDFTDAVDVINTGFVDDPLHVEGAGGAQTGCSMPTAPLGRTRRSTSLCAIGEASAIFGASLSLRMSVSRSHFVRPSSGVPPSPRCNSGRDDLLSPAAIGVTRPMSSSESRVMPPVRTRPTSVDFNQFNSKLSVDRSTSLLDRYVKIEDQNYFDNFVEVLPLQRDEMWAPDEVNTDSEVGAGAMVLLLLHVRKCDYLSAEVMQRCARPIVKVTLGQRVLVRTSVMENRTAPRWPIEHSSFISFVRRGTDIVFSVCDMDNESCIVYQTSLSTASIHENGGVGQQAMSLTELSAMGCPVNTELDAGVKGAQPSGMGRQDAKQPCVTTTMLAVTATKYKALRQYLEAREKAIVHPPLASESTTLFLQVMSVEGLKHRIEAALIVSLYDGTTSRRLLETERVTPKTRSPAWSGEKGFVIVSGEGGILTFDLLHKGAVIGSTEATVDELIFGGVGLRRLPLLQAQTGRLVIGHLVLGVLGARLRDSFENRSRDWVTHFAVEELSLAREGFSINPDPFIVLRDGTGAVLMRTPLAFSAFEASWPMSEASCLLQCPRLRGSTVAYQLEVCDSDENEVIGRATIVLRDGGAGPDHRHDILLDPPGRGVVRLRSLCLPVLELPPRVTALCPPSSSQVQFSESSMLLLLHMTGCTDLPGGASEELQADAIGTFSIDAQPYLRTSLQEATRAPRWPFSKASVLLRIPSQDGGSDAAGEEVNLQQQQQQHRHECQFAVYDGVVDKVSQIGQVAVPLSQLLSSTLHTYPLFPRCKDADKGASNLQPSVSTATRTCVTSERTVGTVQIFTLIGSLGHQMRRTAEQDIGALLAPISAVRVDTAPDQLPYYIPGSAETTTVRASSALAATVVLSVSNMCYVLPSASEKYVHLLVRYGATVLFSVERQMGALSHFEWSPTEASAAVSCASLPPDAALVVELTAMDVVEGRSEMQNDIAPSAIGAEAQSPTKDGNQRDTIANGSVTVDRLSLGHAELPVSRLSSVKTGEVEVVTLMLSGSQSYPSTLETTGRPPRVVPSTGAPGYVQETLPTVSFCIFGNRA is encoded by the coding sequence atgcgccgactaCGCCGCCTCTTCTTGCCCGTGATTATGCGGATCATCCTGCGGCATAGGCGTCGCTCGCGCTGGAAAGACGGGCAGCCGCCTCGGCGGTACACCCCTGAGTCGGTGGTTGCCGCCATCATGAGCACCAAGTCGCGCCTTGCCGACTGCCCGCAACAAGTGGTAGAGAGCCTGGCAGTCGGCGCCACATTCAGGTCGCTCGCGCCTAAGGAGATCATTGTGTACGCCAACGAGTCCCACGTGTCGTGCGGCATTGTGGTGTTGCTGCATGGGCAGTTAGAGGAGCGGCGCCCCGAGGAGGGTGGTCGAAATTGGAAaaagggcggcggtggcgccacgcGTCCTATTTCCACGCAAACGCACCGACTTCACAAGGCGATGAACATACTCTGTCTGATGTCTGTCATGTGCGAGGATCGCGCCACGTCGTTCCTTGCGACTcgcgagggcgaggaggcagacgTCGCGATTATTTCCTCTCGCTGGTTTTGGGAGGTCACCTACAGCAAGACACAGGTGCCACTGCTCACCACCGACGTGATGGGGCGCACTCTGCGCGAGGTTGTCCTGCCGCATCGCCGTGACATGTTACTAGCGGATTACTTTCCCACATCCGCAGTGCTTCTTCGCTCGTGGATGTGGTCGATGCTGACGGCGAGCGACCGCGTCAAGCTGAGTCGTTCCATGGAGGTGCGCGTTCTCTCCGTGGGCGATGTTCTCTTTGACGAAGGCGTCTACTGCCCATACATCTATGTTGTGCGCCGCGGTGCCCTCACAGTGACTGTGAAGGGCGAGGCGCTGGCAGTTCTGGAggctggcgccgccgtgggAGAGCAGAGCGTTCTGTTTCACGACAGACGCAACTGTAGCGTGGTCGCAGCCACTGTGTGCGAGCTTTACGCTCTGCACGCGCGCCACCTTTTGCATCGCTTTCTGAAGTACCCTGAGAGCGCCCGACGCATTATTGCGGAGGCCAAGGaacggcagaggcggtggatgGAGGAGGGTCGAACACGCGATGTTTTCGGACTCGTGTCCATTTTGAGCGGCGTGCCGTGTCTCGGACACACGACGGACGCTATGCGGGAGGAGATTGCACAATGTGCCACCGTGCTAATTCTCCCGCAAGGTCAGACGCTGATCTCCACGTACGAACCGTGCACCTTCTTCTGCGTTATCGGCCGCGGAGTGGTGACACTGACGAGCGTGATCAagaccgccgccgtcgcggagACACCCTCTAGCACAAGCCGCACTGGGCGCAAAGGCGAACCCCAGTCGAGTGGGcagtgtgtgtctgtcgcGAAACCGATTCCGACCCCGCTGCCAGAAATCCGGCGAGAGggacgcagcgccggcgactTCTTTGGTGAACTGTGCTTGAAGCCGCACTTGTGGCCCTATGACGTGGTGTGCGACTCCACGGTCTGCCTCTGGCAGTTTGATCGAGAAGCGGTGCTACGAGTGCTGGAGAGAAACCGCGCCGATGCGCAGGCCATCGAGGTGTGCCGACAAGGCATCAGTCTCTTCCGCGCCCAACGCGGTGAAGCCAGCATTGTGGAGGGCTTCAACGCTCCCGTCGCCCCTAACTCCGTGACGAATGGATTGCGCTCGCGGGCGGGCAGCCAACGCAGTCGTGCGCAGTCGGCCGACTTGGCGACGTCGCCTTCAGGAGTGCGCAACAGTAGCGCTGGCGGTCGCTCCGGTCGACGTTCGTCTCTGTTGCAGGTTGCTGCGACAGATGGGTCAAGAGAGTCGCCCTCAGAAGACCCCACCCTTCGTGGAGGTAAAAGCGTGGGTGTGGATTGGACACCTGAGCAGTGGACCACGTACGCCGTCACGCGAATGCAGGAGGGATTGCGTGCCGAGGACGCAAAGGATTCCCCGCCCGCACCCATACGCGATCTGCGTGACGTCGACAAGGATGTGGAGAGGACCATGAACGAGAAGGTGCTCCAGCTCGTTGCCGTGCGGTCGGATACGCCACCCAACCCAGCTGACTGCGACATCAGCGGCGACTCGGGTGAGCTGCAGTCCATCATTGTGGAGCAACTCTTCCTCATTATGACGGAGAAGCAGTCAAGGTTTCTACGCCAGGTGAATGATAGCAACGTCCGTCTTATCACGGAAGACGACGATACGCAGGCCATGGGGGAGCAGAGCAATAGTCTTGCCGATATGAGTCTCATAGACGCTTTGCACAATGCCGAGGCGCCGGTCGAGGTGGCCGAGGTGATGCGTTTGGAGGACATCGGCACGTTACCGCTGGTAGGTAACCATCTTCTATCGCAGCGCTCGATGCCGTCGTCGTCTGTCCACGACTTCACGGATGCGGTGGATGTTATTAATACAGGCTTCGTCGATGACCCCCTCCACGTAgaaggcgctggtggcgcccAGACTGGATGCTCCATGCCTACCGCTCCACTCGGTCGCACTCGTCGTTCTACCAGTCTTTGCGCGATTGGCGAGGCGAGCGCCATCTTCGGGGCATCGCTGAGCCTCCGCATGTCCGTCAGTCGCAGTCACTTCGTGCGTCCATCATCTGGagtgccgccgtcgccgcgctgTAACAGCGGACGCGATGACTTGCTATCACCAGCGGCGATCGGCGTCACACGCCCCATGAGCTCTAGCGAGTCACGCGTGATGCCACCCGTGCGTACGCGCCCCACGAGCGTAGACTTCAATCAGTTTAATAGCAAGCTTAGTGTTGACCGCTCCACCTCACTTCTAGACCGCTACGTCAAGATAGAGGATCAAAACTACTTCGACAACTTCGTCGAAGTACttccgctgcagcgggaCGAGATGTGGGCTCCGGACGAGGTGAACACGGACAGCGAAGTGGGCGCAGGGGCCATGGTCCTTCTGCTTCTTCACGTCCGCAAGTGCGATTATTTGTCTGCCGAGGTAATGCAGCGATGCGCGCGGCCTATTGTGAAGGTGACACTGGGGCAGCGCGTTCTGGTACGCACCTCGGTCATGGAGAACCGCACGGCCCCGCGCTGGCCGATCGAGCACTCGTCGTTCATCAGCTTTGTGCGGCGTGGCACCGACATTGTCTTCTCCGTCTGTGACATGGATAACGAAAGTTGCATTGTGTATCAGACGTCCTTGTCGACGGCGAGCATACACGAGAACGGTGGGGTGGGACAGCAAGCCATGTCGCTGACGGAGCTATCAGCCATGGGCTGCCCTGTCAATACAGAATTGGACGCTGGCGTGAAGGGCGCTCAACCAAGTGGCATGGGCAGGCAGGATGCGAAGCAGCCATGCGTAACGACGACCATGCTAGCCGTGACAGCTACCAAATACAAAGCTCTCCGGCAGTACCTcgaagcaagagagaaggcgattGTGCACCCTCCGCTCGCGTCGGAGAGCACAACACTGTTTCTACAAGTGATGTCGGTGGAAGGCCTCAAGCACCGCATTGAGGCCGCTCTCATAGTATCCCTCTACGACGGCACAACAAGCAGAAGGCTTCTGGAAACCGAGCGGGTGACGCCGAAGACACGGAGCCCCGCCTGGTCTGGGGAGAAGGGCTTCGTAATTGTCTCTGGCGAGGGCGGCATCTTGACATTTGACCTGCTCCACAAGGGGGCCGTCATTGGCTCCACCGAGGCAACGGTGGACGAGCTTATTTTTGGTGGCGTAGGACTGAGGCGTTTGCCGCTTCTACAGGCCCAGACGGGCCGACTTGTGATAGGCCACCTCGTGTTAGGCGTCCTGGGAGCGAGGCTGAGGGATAGCTTCGAGAATCGTAGCCGCGACTGGGTGACGCACTTCGCTGTGGAGGAGCTCTCTCTAGCGAGGGAGGGCTTCTCCATCAACCCCGACCCCTTCATTGTGCTACGTGACGGCACCGGGGCGGTGCTGATGCGCACACCGCTCGCCTTCAGTGCCTTCGAGGCATCATGGCCAATGTCAGAGGCAAGCTGCTTGCTGCAATGCCCACGTCTCCGCGGTAGCACTGTGGCCTACCAGCTGGAAGTCTGTGACAGCGACGAGAATGAGGTTATTGGCCGCGCCACCATCGTACTCagagatggcggcgctgggccGGATCATCGACACGATATCTTGCTCGATCCACCTGGACGCGGTGTagtgcgcctgcgcagccTTTGCCTTCCTGTGTTAGAGCTACCACCACGCGTCACCGCTCTCTGCCCACCGTCCTCTTCGCAAGTGCAGTTTTCGGAGTCCTCtatgctcctgctgctgcacatgaCTGGGTGTACGGATCTGCCCGGCGGCGCGTCGGAGGAGCTCCAAGCGGACGCGATCGGCACGTTTTCTATTGACGCGCAGCCGTATTTGCGCACGTCTCTACAGGAGGCAACGAGGGCACCGCGGTGGCCCTTCTCGAAGGCgagcgtgctgctgcggattCCATCACaagacggcggcagtgacgctgctggagaggaGGTcaacctccagcagcagcagcagcaacaccgtcATGAGTGTCAGTTCGCTGTCTACGACGGCGTCGTGGATAAAGTGAGTCAGATTGGCCAGGTCGCCGTTCCACTTTCGCAACTGCTGAGCAGCACGTTGCATACAtatcccctctttcctcgaTGTAAGGATGCCGATAAGGGCGCCTCAAACCTGCAGCCGTCCGTGAGCACAGCGACGCGCACATGCGTGACGTCCGAGAGGACGGTGGGCACCGTGCAAATCTTCACACTGATTGGTTCCCTCGGGCATCAAATGCGCCGGACAGCAGAACAAGATATaggtgcgctgctggcgcccATCTCCGCTGTCCGTGTCGATACAGCGCCAGATCAGCTGCCGTACTACATTCCAGGAAGCGCCGAGACCACCACTGTGAGGGCATCTTCGGCGCTCGCCGCCACGGTGGTGCTGAGTGTCAGTAACATGTGCTACGTCTTGCCGAGCGCCTCAGAAAAGTATGTCCATCTTCTTGTACGCTACGGCGCCAccgttctcttctctgtggaGCGGCAGATGGGGGCGCTCAGTCACTTCGAGTGGAGTCCGACGgaggcgtcagcagcggtgtcCTGCGCGTCACTCCCACCGGACGCGGCACTTGTGGTGGAGCTAACGGCGATGGATGTGGTagaggggagaagcgagaTGCAGAATGATATCGCCCCCTCAGCGATCGGTGCAGAGGCGCAGTCACCCACGAAGGATGGTAACCAGCGTGACACCATAGCTAATGGAAGCGTCACTGTGGACAGGCTATCACTCGGTCACGCTGAGTTGCCAGTATCAAGACTGTCGTCTGTCAAGACAggtgaggtggaggtggtgacgcTGATGCTGAGCGGTTCGCAGAGCTACCCTTCCACTCTAGAGACGACAGGACGTCCTCCCAGGGTCGTGCCATCGACTGGAGCTCCAGGGTACGTTCAGGAGACCCTGCCAACTGTTTCGTTCTGCATCTTCGGCAACCGCGCCTAG
- a CDS encoding zinc finger protein family member, putative (TriTrypDB/GeneDB-style sysID: LpmP.35.0870), which produces MIYKAYGSPMNSNNAHMYSTYAPPNAYGPGQSASATVYDYASADGHISGIPYGYHTDASLGTTYEYNVGNNMPNGGSVYCGYGSRGNGTNGRDRGGDATGLRHQHGYDQQSTCDYEVHDNQLKAPVVVMPATVVSTLGSARLFSKPPKPIVYGSRCVVRICDAFQEGRCVAGDRCHDIHVRPEYLAEMRMEMSSWLFNRECEFRQAMECDAEKTFSIFVADLKEVVEVPISSLVFTKGLYVDPAMRAKRARGAGSHGHVHAMMQVPTSCGLYSTDPLQCKWERWCNQVHIDHRWMQAKKAEFDQWFIELQSRYFALAPDDIFTVHDPQLKSSIALPKFSIAGFSRGLFQGSMKKLASVCLLFQRGKCTAGSCCNQIHVFPQYLSVAREYAALEQSPDAHCEEKQRLRREMELLRSPLMEQGLQVQGESPAMEAALHPNMVSLANEESHSDAMDLKAATEDDLASSGALFEHVQVDEDVEPASHLVSANTSLTRRLNASVPDINLIGARHMNSDGSYSFNPYGSVTSLPEGSTSYNKFPGTRGSGQLMEGNGAVQYTPGSVQLLSTGTKGMRRLVALVSPELGSSMVEVHRNGDDMGISGNTGDGGFSIGAHEKAAQLVGAHRNNGGYRAIAHPLGDEGGRYDGTAQGEHSCSLHPLDFDASWQFSPPPLLGFDASTTSTHRNGSVRDEDPPMHAHLRLAVSNSSYPYPGSSTTSQQNLLSTPMQRALTSAATAAKVRFATSAASSRAYAHRSATSLPDSYTTNPAMSSSVSSLPATRPSFMGGQTTGIR; this is translated from the coding sequence ATGATCTACAAAGCCTACGGATCACCGatgaacagcaacaacgcTCACATGTACTCAACGTATGCACCTCCAAACGCGTACGGCCCAGGGCAGAGCGCCAGTGCCACGGTATACGACTACGCCAGCGCAGACGGCCACATCAGTGGCATCCCATATGGCTATCACACAGACGCTTCTCTGGGCACTACGTACGAGTATAATGTCGGCAACAATATGCCCAATGGTGGTAGCGTCTACTGTGGCTATGGCTCCCGCGGTAATGGCACGAATGGGCGTGACAGAGGGGGCGACGCGACCggcctgcgccaccagcacgGGTATGATCAACAGAGCACATGTGACTACGAGGTCCACGACAATCAGCTGAAGGCTcctgtggtggtgatgccggcgacggtggtgtcCACTCTGGGGAGCGCGCGCCTCTTCAGCAAGCCACCAAAGCCCATTGTGTATGGCTCTCGGTGCGTCGTGCGCATCTGTGATGCGTTCCAGGAGGGCCGGTGCGTGGCTGGTGACCGCTGCCACGATATCCACGTGAGACCTGAGTACCTGGCTGAAATGCGGATGGAGATGAGCTCATGGCTGTTCAACCGAGAGTGTGAGTTCCGCCAGGCGATGGAGTGCGACGCGGAAAAGACGTTTAGCATTTTCGTGGCGGACCTCAAGGAGGTAGTGGAGGTCCCAATCAGCTCGCTTGTATTCACGAAGGGTCTTTATGTAGATCCGGCGATGCGTGCGAAGCGCGcccgcggcgccggcagccATGGTCATGTGCACGCGATGATGCAGGTGCCAACCAGCTGCGGCCTTTACTCGACTGACCCGCTGCAGTGCAAGTGGGAGCGGTGGTGCAATCAGGTGCACATTGACCACCGGTGGAtgcaggcgaagaaggcggagtTCGACCAGTGGTTCATAGAGCTGCAGAGCCGCTACTTCGCGCTCGCTCCTGATGACATTTTCACGGTGCACGACCCACAGCTCAAGAGCAGCATTGCACTGCCCAAGTTCAGCATCGCGGGATTCTCTCGTGGCCTCTTCCAGGGATCGATGAAGAAGCTCGCaagtgtgtgtctgctgttCCAGCGCGGCAAGTGCACGGCCGGCTCGTGCTGTAATCAGATTCATGTATTCCCGCAGTATCTCAGCGTTGCACGCGAGTATGCGGCGTTGGAGCAGTCTCCTGACGCGCACtgtgaggagaagcagcggctgagGCGTGAGATGGAGCTACTGCGCAGTCCCCTGATGGAGCAGGGGCTGCAGGTGCAAGGAGAGTCACCcgcgatggaggcggcgtTGCACCCCAACATGGTGAGTTTGGCGAACGAGGAGAGTCACAGCGACGCCATGGACCTCAAGGCAGCTACCGAGGACGACTTAGCCTCCAGTGGTGCCCTCTTCGAGCACGTGCAGGTGGACGAGGACGTGGAACCTGCAAGCCACCTCGTCAGTGCCAACACGTCCCTTACACGTCGCCTGAACGCGAGTGTGCCGGACATTAACCTCATAGGCGCGCGCCACATGAACAGCGACGGTAGTTATAGCTTTAACCCCTACGGCAGCGTCACTTCCTTGCCAGAGGGGTCGACGTCGTACAATAAGTTCCCCGGCACGCGTGGCAGTGGGCAACTGATGGAAGGCAATGGCGCCGTGCAGTACACGCCGGGTAGCGTGCAGCTTCTCTCAACAGGTACGAAGGGAATGCGCCGACTGGTGGCCCTCGTTTCGCCAGAATTGGGCAGCAGTATGGTCGAGGTCCATCGTAACGGAGACGATATGGGTATCAGCGGCAACACCGGCGATGGTGGCTTTTCCATCGGCGCGCACGaaaaggcggcgcagctcgtgGGGGCGCACCGCAACAATGGTGGCTACCGCGCCATTGCACACCCGCTTGGTGATGAGGGAGGGCGCTACGATGGCACTGCGCAGGGCGAACACAGCTGCTCGCTTCACCCGCTCGACTTTGATGCAAGTTGGCAATTCTCGCCCCCTCCGCTCCTGGGCTTTGACGCGTCGACAACGAGTACGCACCGTAACGGCTCAGTTCGTGACGAGGACCCGCCCATGCACGCCCATCTCCGTCTGGCCGTCTCGAACTCGAGCTACCCCTACCCTGGTTCCTCGACCACGTCGCAGCAAAATCTGCTCTCCACACCGATGCAGCGGGCCTTGACTAGTGCGGCCACTGCGGCCAAAGTCCGCTTTGCCACCAGTGCGGCGTCCTCTCGAGCTTACGCACACCGCTCCGCAACATCGCTGCCCGATTCTTACACGACAAATCCCGCCATGAGCAGCTCTGTCTCCTCTTTACCCGCAACGAGACCTAGCTTCATGGGCGGGCAGACCACTGGCATTCGGTAA